The Microbacterium sp. SORGH_AS_0428 genome contains the following window.
GTCGAGCTCTCCGGACAGGGCTCGGGCACGCAGTCCACTTCCCGCCAGGTCGGTGCGGCGCTCGGGGTCGCGATCCTCGGCACGGTGCTGTTCACCTCGACCGGGGGCCTGCTGGCGAGTTCGCTCGACGACGCGGGTGTGCCCGCATCCCAGCGCGACGAGATCGTCTCCAGCGTCGTGGACTCGGCGGGCGGCGCCATCGCGGGCCTCGCCGCGAACCCGCAGACCGCCGAGATCGCGACCGCCGCCGAGACCGCGTTCTCCGACGGCACCCGCTACGCCGCGTTCACGGCGGCGGGGTTCATCGCCGTGGGCCTGGTGGCGACGCTCACCCTCGGCAGTCGACGGCGCGAGGAGATCACGACCGAGTGAACCTCCGATCCTTAGCAAGACTAATGAGCTATGCTAAGGATCGAGATGACCGACGATTCCCCCCGCGCCGCCGAAGCGGCAGAGCTGCGCATGTCCGTCTTCCGCCTCGCCCGGCGCCTGCGCGCCCAGCGCGCGGTCGACTCGATGAGCGACGGGCAGTTCTCGGTGCTCATGGCGCTCAAGGTCAACGGCACGCGCACCCTCGGCGAGCTCGCCGCGCGTGAGCGGGTGACCGCGCCCTCGATGAACCGCACGGTCAACTGCCTCGAGGAGTCGGGCTACCTCGAGCGCCGCAGCGACGACACCGACCGCCGCAAGGTCAACATCGTCCTGACGGATGCGGGCCGCGCCGTCGTCGAAGAGACGGTGCGCCGTCGCAACGCCTGGCTCGAGGCGGCGCTCGACGAGCTGGACGAAGAGGAGCGCGCGACGCTGCATGCCGCATCGGAGATCCTGCGCCGAGTGGCCGAGCGATGAGCGCGATGTTCCGCTCGATGCGCCTGTTCAACTACCGCGTCTGGTTCCTGGGCGCGCTCGTCTCGAACATCGGCGGCTGGATGCAGGCGACCGCCCAGGACTGGGTGGTGTTGACGCAGCTCACCGACAACGACGCCACCGCCATGGGCGTCACGATGGCGCTGCAGTTCGGGCCTCCCCTCGTGCTCGTGAGCATCACCGGCTGGGCGGCCGACCGCTTCGATCGCCGACGGATGCTGTTGGTCACCCAGTCGGCACTGATGCTCCTGGCCGTCGCCGTCGGCGTCCTGCTGCTGACCAACGTCATGACGCTGCCGCTCATGTGGTGCTTCGCGGCGGCGTTCGGTGTCGCGAACGCGTTCGACGCGCCGGCACGTCAGGCGTTCGTGACCGACATCGTGTCGCGCGACGACGCCTCCAACGCCGTCGCACTCAACTCCGCGTCCTTCAATGCCGCGCGTCTGCTCGGACCGGCGATCGGCGGCGTGCTGATCGTGCTGGTGGGCACCGGGTGGGTCTTCATGGTCAACGCGGGCACCTTCCTCGCGATGCTCGTGGCGCTCATGCTCGTGCGGGTGCGCGAGCTCGTGCCGCGCACCCGCGCCCCAGGCGGCGCGCGACTGGCCGACGGATTCCGTTACGTCGCGGGGCGGCCGGATCTGAAGGTGATCTTCGCGATGGTGTTCCTGATCGCGGCCTTCGGCATGAACTTCCCGATCTTCGCCTCCACCATGGCGGTGCAGTTCGGGCAGCAGGCCGACGGGTACGGGCTGCTGAGCTCCGTGCTCGCCATCGGCTCCCTCGCGGGCGCACTGCTGGCCGCACGACGCGATCGCGCCCGGATGCGGGTCGTGATCGCGGCGCTCGGAGCCTTCGGCGTGTTCTCGCTCATCTCGGCGGCGATGCCGACGTACCCGCTCTACGCCGTGAGCCTCGTGTTCGTGGGCTTCAGCACCGTCACGATCCTCACGACCGCCAACGGCTACGTGCAGACTACGACGGATCCGGCCCTGCGAGGCCGCGTGCTCGCCCTGTACATGGCGGTCATCATGGGCGCCACGCCCATCGGCGCCCCGATCGCCGGCTGGGTCGCCGACGCATGGGGTCCGCGCACCGCGATCGACGTCGGCGCCGTGGCGGGCCTCATCGGGTGCGCGATCGGCGTCACCTGGCTCCTCGCATCCGGCAGGGTGCGCCGCGACCCCGAGGCGCGCCTGCGGTTCGAGATCGACGAGACCCGGCCCGTCCGCGTCGTCGCTCCGGAGGAGTTCAGCGACGAGGTCGCCGCGGCGACCGCCCCCATCACCCTGCCGGATGCGGCAGCGCGCCGCCGCATCCGTCGCCGTCCACCCCGGACCGCCCGCGCACCGCGCCCCTGACGCCCGGCCCTGACGCCCGGCCCGCGTCGCGTCGGAGATGCGACCCGATGTCGGAGGTTTCCGGCCGCATCCTCCGACGTTCGGCCGATTCTCCGACCTGGGCCACGGCAGAGCGCGCCGGTCAGGCCTCGCGGGTGATCGTCACCTTCACGTGCAGGTTGCTCTTGAACGGCCCCGCGTACACGCCGCGCAGCGGCGGCACGTCGTTGTAGTCGCGGCCGCGCCCCACGAGCACGTGGCGGTCGCCGATCTCGATGTTGTTCGTGGGGTCGAAGCCCGTCCACTCGCCGGCGAACCACTCGACCCAGGCGTGCGACTCCCCCGTCACTGCGACGCCGACCTCGGCCTGCGGACGCGGATGCAGGTAGCCCGACACGTAGCGCGCCGGGATTCCCACGGAGCGCAGCGCGCCGATCGCGATGTGCGCCATGTCCTGACAGACGCCCTTGCGCGCCTCCCACGCGTCGATCGCCGTGGAGTGCACGCCGGTCACACCGTGCATGTACTCCACCGCATCCCCGATCGCGACGCAGATCTCGTGCGCCGCCCGACCGGGATCGTCGTGCCGGGATGCGTAGGATGCGGCGAGCTCGGCGACCTCGGGATGCGGACGCGTGCGGTGCGTCTGCGTCAGCTGCTCGACCGTCTCGAGCGACCGCGCGGCCTCGGCCGCGAGACGGTCCCAGGTGATGCCGGTGTGCTCGATGGGCCGGGGGCGCACCTCCACGAGCGAGCGCGCGGTGATCGTCAGCGCCTGGTGGGGCGAGAGCACGTCGAACGCGCTCACCCGCGTGCCGAAGTAGTCGACGTAGGTGTTGACCGCCGTCGACGGCTCGATCTCGAGCGCCGCACTGAGCACGAACTGGCTCTCGGTGGTGCCGGGCAGCATCCGCGCCTCGTTGTAGGAGGCCGAGACGTCGCCGCCGTACCGGAAGCCCGTCTCGTGCTCGATCCGCAGCCGCTTCATGAGGTCTCTCCGATCCAGCTGGGCTCGGCCTGCGTCGGGAAGAAGCGCTGGCGGATGGCGTCGGACGCTTCGCGCGTGACGGTCTGCACCCGGAGCATGTGGGCGGGAAGCTCGCTCAGGATGTCACCGATCGGCAGGTATTCGAGGTCGTTGCGGATGCGGCCGAGCGCCCGCAGCACCTGGTTCGACTGCCCCACGCGGTCCTCGCGCGGGTCGATGGCCGAGATGCACTCCTCGGCCCGCGAGATCGAGTAGATGATCGAGCGCGGGAAGAGGCGG
Protein-coding sequences here:
- a CDS encoding MarR family transcriptional regulator, coding for MTDDSPRAAEAAELRMSVFRLARRLRAQRAVDSMSDGQFSVLMALKVNGTRTLGELAARERVTAPSMNRTVNCLEESGYLERRSDDTDRRKVNIVLTDAGRAVVEETVRRRNAWLEAALDELDEEERATLHAASEILRRVAER
- a CDS encoding MFS transporter; protein product: MFRSMRLFNYRVWFLGALVSNIGGWMQATAQDWVVLTQLTDNDATAMGVTMALQFGPPLVLVSITGWAADRFDRRRMLLVTQSALMLLAVAVGVLLLTNVMTLPLMWCFAAAFGVANAFDAPARQAFVTDIVSRDDASNAVALNSASFNAARLLGPAIGGVLIVLVGTGWVFMVNAGTFLAMLVALMLVRVRELVPRTRAPGGARLADGFRYVAGRPDLKVIFAMVFLIAAFGMNFPIFASTMAVQFGQQADGYGLLSSVLAIGSLAGALLAARRDRARMRVVIAALGAFGVFSLISAAMPTYPLYAVSLVFVGFSTVTILTTANGYVQTTTDPALRGRVLALYMAVIMGATPIGAPIAGWVADAWGPRTAIDVGAVAGLIGCAIGVTWLLASGRVRRDPEARLRFEIDETRPVRVVAPEEFSDEVAAATAPITLPDAAARRRIRRRPPRTARAPRP
- a CDS encoding transglutaminase family protein — its product is MKRLRIEHETGFRYGGDVSASYNEARMLPGTTESQFVLSAALEIEPSTAVNTYVDYFGTRVSAFDVLSPHQALTITARSLVEVRPRPIEHTGITWDRLAAEAARSLETVEQLTQTHRTRPHPEVAELAASYASRHDDPGRAAHEICVAIGDAVEYMHGVTGVHSTAIDAWEARKGVCQDMAHIAIGALRSVGIPARYVSGYLHPRPQAEVGVAVTGESHAWVEWFAGEWTGFDPTNNIEIGDRHVLVGRGRDYNDVPPLRGVYAGPFKSNLHVKVTITREA